The following nucleotide sequence is from Oligoflexus sp..
TGTAAGATTGTCGGTCGTTATGTGTACTTTTGGCATATAATCTCCTGTATGCGAGCCGCCACTCTTTGTTTCCGCTGTTGGGAACCTCAATATAAGAGCGTGGCCAAAAATGTCTATCATTAATCCGAGGAATTTTCAGGAAAAATCCTGATTGTTTCCATATCAAAAATAGTCTATTTATATCATGGGGTTAAGTTTATCGATCAGCACCAAAATGAATGCTATGCCGGGGTTCATGTTCAATCATGACGGGCATGTGAAGAGAGTTACCAAGCTGCCCATGAACTGCTAAATTAGGTGACTTTCATTCTATAGTTTGGTGAGTCAGGAGCAAATACTAAATGAATCAAAACAAGAGCGGTCCAGGGACTAGTCTCGTGGGATGGAATATCAAGAGCTGGCTGTCCGCGTCGGTCAACACCCTCGACGATGCCGACCTGGAGTTGGTCTACTGCGGCAGCGATGTTCCCTCCAGCCAATGCCTCAGTCTCGTGAAAGAATCCATTCCCGCCTGGCAGAGCCGCGCGGTGAATTTCGATGAGGGCGACTTCTTTGTTTTGAGTGGCCAGCAAAAACCGGTCGTCATCATGCGGGCGAAAAGTCCGACCGAGGCTCAGAAACGTGATGCTGGTCTTTTGGCTCCCAGCGCGTATGGCCAGGCCCGCGATCTGGTCGGCCGTGCCGTTTCGGAAGTTCGCAAATTCAAGTCTCAGAAAGTCAACCTGCGTTTTGAATCCTGCCAGGATCGCGAAATTCTCGGCGCCCTTGTGGGACTTGAACTCGCAGCCTATTCCTATAAGCAATCAGTCGCGGCGCAGCCGGCTCCTTTTCCTGCACTTGGATTGTCGGTGAAAGCGGAGCTGAAGGACGAAGCACAGGCGATTGCGATGGGGACCAATATCGCGCGTCACCTCGTGAACTCGCCCCCGAATCTTTTGTATCCGCAAAGCTTTGCCAATGCCGTCGTCGAACTTTTTGCCAACGTTCCAGGGTTGAGCATCGATGTCTGGGATGAGGCGCGTCTGCAAAAAGAAAACATGGGCTTGATTTTGGGTGTCGGCGGCGGCTCGGAAAATCGTCCCTGCATGGTGCACCTCCGCTACCGTCCCGAAGGGAAAAGCGAAGCGCCGCTTGCTCTGGTCGGCAAAGGCATTACCTTTGACTGCGGAGGCCTGGACATCAAAGACCCGGCCGGCATGCGCCTCATGAAAAAGGACATGGGCGGGGCCGCCGCAGCCGTGGGCACCCTGTACTGGATGACCCAGAGTCAGTTTGCGCGTCCGCTTGATGTTTATATCCCACTGGCGGAAAATGCAATTTCAGGGAAGTCCTATCGGCCCGGTGACATCCTGCGGGCAAAGAATGGGATGACGGTCGAGATTCACAATACTGATGCTGAAGGTCGTCTGGTTCTGGCCGACGCCATGGCTGTGGCCGGAAGTCAGAGCGGCTCGGATAAACCTGCAGCCATCATGGTGGTGGCGACCCTGACCGGCGCCATCAAAATTGGTCTGGGCTCTGATGTTGCGGGTTTCTTCAGCACGGACGAGGCGCTGGGGCAGGTCATCAGTAAACGCTCCCAGGAATGGGGCGACCTGATGTGGCGCATGCCACTGTTTGATGGATATCGGTCACGCCTTGATACGAACGTGGCGGATATCAATCACTGTGCGACGGGATCCTATGGTGGGGCGATCACTGCCGCGCTTTTCCTGACGGAATTCGCCAAGGGCTATCCGTTTTCCCACATGGATATCTATGCGTGGACGGATGGTGAACGCGGCGCTCTGCGCGAGGCTGGTGGAAGTGGGCAGGCCGTGCAATGTTTGGCGGGTGTTTTGCAGAGTTTTGGTTTGTAACGCCGAAGAGGAGATAGATTTTGGATTCCATCGTGTTCGAAGTTCTGGTCATCTTTGCTCTCATTATGCTCAACGCATTTCTTGCAATGTCTGAGATGGCGATAGTCTCCTCGAACAAGGTGCGACTCCAAACTCTGGCCAATCAAGGCAAGGTGGGTGCTCGGGTGGCCCTGGCGCTCATTGAGGCGCCCTCGGACCTGCTCGCTTCGGTGCAGGTCGGCATCACCATGGTCGGTGTTCTGGTTGGTGCCTTCGGGGGATCGACCATCTCCGCAAAGCTGTCCTTCTGGATCGAAAGCTCCATCCCGCTGCTCGCACCGTGGGCTGATGGGATCGGTCTTGGCATCGTCGTCGTCATCTCGTCTTATTTTTCCCTGATCCTCGGTGAGCTTGTACCCAAGCGGGTGGCTTTGACCAACCCCGAGCAGACGGCGGCTTCCGTGGCCCGTTCGATCCGACTTCTGTCGGCTGCGTCCAAACCCGCTGTCCGTTTTCTCTCCTTCTCCACCGAATGGGTTTTGCGCATCCTCGGTTTGGATCGCGTGAAAGAACCCCAGGTGACAGAAGAGGAGGTGAAACTCCTCGTCGAGCAGGGGACAGAGGCCGGGATTTTCGAGCAGGGTGAAGAAACCATTATCAAGCGCACGCTGCGCCTGGGTAGTCTTTCCGCCGGTGATATCATGACCCCGCGGACCAAGATAGAAAGCTTTGATATCAGCGACAGTTTCGAACAGGTGCTGGAACGCGTGATGGAAACGCGTCACACCTATTTTCCCGTGTATGACGGCCAGGTCGATAACCTTGTCGGACTTCTGTCGGCGAAGCGCATGCTTTACGCCATTGCGAAAAATCCCAAGAACTGGGACATCCGCCAGGCCATGATGGAACCGATGATGGTGCCGGAGTCCGTGTCGGTTTTGGATGTACTCGAAAGCTTCAAGGAGAAGGGTGCCCACGTCGCGATCGTGATCGACGAATACGGTGGCATGGCCGGCATGCTGACCATGATCGACATGATGGAAGCCCTGGTGGGGGCCTTGCCGCATGGTCCTTTGGCTCATGATTCGAAGCTGACCCGGCGTGAGGATGGCTCCATTCTTTTGGATGGCATGACGTCCGTTCATGAGTTCGAGGAAATCTTTGAAGTCGACTTCTCGCACTTCACCGAAGGCGAAGATATCCAGACCATCGCGGGTCTGATCATGAAGCAGATGGGCCGTATTCCGAAGGAAGCCGATGTGATTCTGCTCGATCACCTTCGCATTGAAGTCGTGGATATGGACGGCCGGCGCGTGGATAAAATCCTGGTGCATCAGCCGCATCCGGACGCCCGCGTGATGGATGCCGACGGCGGTTGATTCTAAAGCGTCTGCGTATTCAGAAGATCGAACGATTGGATCGCGCTGATTTCAGGCACCATCGGTGTTGACTCGGGGCGCGGCCAGTTGTGATCGAGGATCTTCTGCCAGCCCACATGCAGTTTGAAGGACAGCACCATGCCGTTCATCAGCGTATTATCCGCCGCTGCATAGCTCAGATAACCGCGTTCGGTGTCCTTATGCAGAAGGCCGCCGAGGTCCACTGTATTCCGCAGTTTGCCGAAGAGTTCCTGATCACCGAATTCCTTGGCCGCAAGCATGCCGAAGAGCGTGGCAATGCGTGAGGGCCCACCGTAGCGCGATTCCCGCACCATCGCAAAAGGCCCGTATTCCCGCACGAAAATCTTTTTCCAGGTCGGATAGATCTTCGACTGATATTCGCGATCGAAGGGCCGCAGCATCACCATGGTCCAGGCGTTGGTATAGCCGCTCAGATAGGGAATGGCGATATCATGGGAGGGATGATAGGCCTCGCGATAGAGTCCGGTTTCCGGATCGATCAAACGCTCCTTCACGAACTTC
It contains:
- a CDS encoding leucyl aminopeptidase family protein, encoding MNQNKSGPGTSLVGWNIKSWLSASVNTLDDADLELVYCGSDVPSSQCLSLVKESIPAWQSRAVNFDEGDFFVLSGQQKPVVIMRAKSPTEAQKRDAGLLAPSAYGQARDLVGRAVSEVRKFKSQKVNLRFESCQDREILGALVGLELAAYSYKQSVAAQPAPFPALGLSVKAELKDEAQAIAMGTNIARHLVNSPPNLLYPQSFANAVVELFANVPGLSIDVWDEARLQKENMGLILGVGGGSENRPCMVHLRYRPEGKSEAPLALVGKGITFDCGGLDIKDPAGMRLMKKDMGGAAAAVGTLYWMTQSQFARPLDVYIPLAENAISGKSYRPGDILRAKNGMTVEIHNTDAEGRLVLADAMAVAGSQSGSDKPAAIMVVATLTGAIKIGLGSDVAGFFSTDEALGQVISKRSQEWGDLMWRMPLFDGYRSRLDTNVADINHCATGSYGGAITAALFLTEFAKGYPFSHMDIYAWTDGERGALREAGGSGQAVQCLAGVLQSFGL
- a CDS encoding hemolysin family protein, which translates into the protein MDSIVFEVLVIFALIMLNAFLAMSEMAIVSSNKVRLQTLANQGKVGARVALALIEAPSDLLASVQVGITMVGVLVGAFGGSTISAKLSFWIESSIPLLAPWADGIGLGIVVVISSYFSLILGELVPKRVALTNPEQTAASVARSIRLLSAASKPAVRFLSFSTEWVLRILGLDRVKEPQVTEEEVKLLVEQGTEAGIFEQGEETIIKRTLRLGSLSAGDIMTPRTKIESFDISDSFEQVLERVMETRHTYFPVYDGQVDNLVGLLSAKRMLYAIAKNPKNWDIRQAMMEPMMVPESVSVLDVLESFKEKGAHVAIVIDEYGGMAGMLTMIDMMEALVGALPHGPLAHDSKLTRREDGSILLDGMTSVHEFEEIFEVDFSHFTEGEDIQTIAGLIMKQMGRIPKEADVILLDHLRIEVVDMDGRRVDKILVHQPHPDARVMDADGG